The Pseudomonas baetica genome includes a region encoding these proteins:
- a CDS encoding RimK family protein codes for MSAVQGHWREVSEQSLPAATYLNPVVRASSQVLIIVERKEDWASYFPSEDIITAQQYLEQTPENESGKRVQVINLCRSYKYLGHGYYCSLLAEARGHKVIPSVRTISELTKKSLYGLALDDLDKTLEKALSHHLYSDTEGFTLTLYFGKTHIEPLQDLARQLFEVFPCPILLVEFRRTNGWHIEGIKSGALHKLRDDQEDQFANALDGFSRKVWRVPRSPQVARYDLAILHDPQEALPPSNSKALENFIRVGKRMGIDVELIERKDYARLAEYDGLLIRETTSVDNHTYRFAKKAESEGLVVMDDPASILRCTNKVYLTDLLNSHQLGMPATEILYKERPEDFERVGERLGFPLVLKIPDGCFSRGVIKVESQQALLEATAELFEHSVLLLAQEFFYTEYDWRIGVLNRKPIFACQYFMSKGHWQIYNHKAKGQDVNGECRTLAIHEAPRAVVELAVKTANLIGDGLYGVDLKQAGDKVVVIEVNDNPNLDAGIEDAYLQDDLYSLVLEEFVRRLELKRRGQAW; via the coding sequence ATGTCAGCGGTACAGGGTCATTGGCGCGAAGTATCCGAGCAAAGTTTGCCGGCGGCAACTTATTTAAATCCAGTCGTTAGAGCCTCCAGTCAAGTGCTGATCATTGTCGAACGCAAGGAAGACTGGGCCTCGTATTTTCCCAGCGAAGACATCATCACGGCGCAGCAATACCTCGAGCAAACCCCGGAAAACGAGTCGGGCAAGCGCGTCCAGGTGATCAACTTGTGCCGCAGCTACAAGTATCTCGGCCACGGTTATTACTGCTCGCTGCTGGCCGAGGCGCGGGGGCACAAGGTGATTCCATCGGTGCGCACGATCAGCGAACTGACCAAAAAATCGCTCTATGGTCTGGCGCTGGATGATCTCGATAAAACCCTGGAAAAAGCTCTCAGTCATCACCTTTACAGCGATACCGAAGGCTTTACCCTGACACTTTATTTTGGCAAGACACACATCGAACCGTTGCAGGATCTGGCCCGTCAGTTATTTGAAGTGTTTCCCTGTCCGATTCTGTTAGTTGAGTTTCGCCGAACTAACGGTTGGCACATCGAAGGCATCAAGTCCGGTGCCTTGCACAAGTTGCGCGATGATCAGGAAGATCAGTTTGCCAATGCGCTGGACGGCTTCAGCCGTAAAGTCTGGCGGGTGCCGCGTTCGCCGCAAGTGGCGCGTTATGACCTGGCGATTCTGCACGATCCGCAAGAGGCGTTACCGCCATCAAACAGCAAGGCGCTGGAAAATTTCATCCGCGTCGGCAAGCGCATGGGCATCGATGTCGAGCTGATCGAACGCAAGGATTACGCGCGTCTGGCCGAGTACGACGGCCTGCTGATCCGCGAAACCACCAGCGTCGACAACCACACCTACCGCTTCGCCAAGAAAGCCGAAAGCGAAGGGCTGGTGGTGATGGATGACCCGGCGTCGATCCTGCGCTGCACCAACAAGGTCTATCTGACGGATCTGCTCAACAGCCATCAACTGGGCATGCCCGCCACGGAAATCCTCTACAAGGAGCGACCCGAAGACTTCGAACGGGTCGGCGAGCGCCTGGGGTTTCCGCTGGTCCTGAAGATCCCTGATGGCTGTTTCTCACGCGGGGTGATCAAGGTCGAAAGCCAGCAGGCGCTGCTGGAAGCCACCGCCGAACTGTTCGAGCATTCGGTGTTGTTGCTGGCGCAAGAGTTTTTCTACACCGAGTACGACTGGCGCATCGGCGTGCTCAATCGCAAACCGATCTTCGCCTGCCAGTACTTCATGTCCAAGGGCCACTGGCAGATCTACAACCACAAGGCCAAAGGTCAGGACGTCAACGGCGAGTGTCGCACCCTGGCCATTCACGAAGCGCCGCGCGCGGTGGTGGAGCTGGCCGTAAAAACCGCGAATCTGATTGGCGACGGCCTCTACGGTGTCGACCTGAAACAGGCCGGCGACAAAGTGGTGGTGATCGAGGTCAACGACAACCCGAACCTTGATGCCGGTATCGAAGACGCCTATTTGCAGGACGATCTGTATTCACTGGTGCTGGAAGAGTTCGTGCGACGGCTGGAACTCAAACGTCGCGGTCAGGCCTGGTGA
- a CDS encoding magnesium transporter CorA family protein, with amino-acid sequence MISSFALRHGALQRVERLDAEVMLFSNPDAAERDLLHSHYKLDEHALASALDPDEVSRIEFHPDHLFLIWKRPENYSGGGSLAFEVSSCGLLFSPGQLLVIATDDTPLHGIGTRQPLNAPLDVLLDLLFNNIHHYLGHLKVIKLVARELQQKFNASMQNQHLVQMFNLSESLIYYINALHSNGAVLTRLRNHAEKQHFSSEALGLIDDLIIENNQCYKQAEIYSTVFSGLIDARGNLMNNSMNNLLRKLTLINVVFLPLNLIASIGGMSEFSMMTAGTPWWVSYPVFLAVMLLGAGGMLFGLRRLAK; translated from the coding sequence ATGATCAGCAGTTTTGCCTTGAGGCATGGCGCACTGCAGCGCGTTGAACGGCTGGACGCCGAGGTCATGCTATTCAGCAATCCCGATGCTGCCGAGCGTGATTTGCTGCACAGCCACTACAAGCTCGATGAACACGCACTGGCCTCGGCTTTGGACCCGGACGAAGTGTCGCGCATCGAATTCCACCCCGACCACCTGTTCCTGATCTGGAAGCGTCCAGAGAACTACTCGGGGGGCGGCAGCCTGGCGTTCGAAGTGTCGTCTTGCGGCTTGCTGTTTTCGCCGGGTCAGTTGCTGGTGATCGCCACCGACGACACGCCGCTGCACGGTATCGGCACGCGCCAGCCGCTGAATGCGCCACTGGATGTATTGCTCGACCTGCTGTTCAACAACATCCATCACTACCTGGGCCACTTGAAGGTGATCAAACTGGTCGCCCGCGAGTTGCAACAAAAATTCAACGCCTCGATGCAGAACCAGCATCTGGTGCAGATGTTCAACCTCAGTGAAAGCCTGATCTATTACATCAACGCCCTGCACAGCAACGGCGCGGTGCTGACGCGCCTGCGCAATCATGCCGAGAAACAGCATTTCAGCAGCGAAGCACTGGGCCTGATCGACGACCTGATCATCGAAAACAACCAGTGCTACAAACAGGCCGAGATCTACTCCACGGTGTTCTCCGGGCTGATCGACGCGCGTGGCAATCTGATGAACAACAGCATGAACAATCTGCTGCGCAAATTGACGCTGATCAACGTGGTGTTTTTGCCACTCAACCTGATTGCCAGCATCGGCGGCATGTCAGAGTTCAGCATGATGACGGCGGGGACGCCGTGGTGGGTGTCGTATCCGGTGTTTCTGGCGGTGATGCTGCTGGGGGCGGGGGGAATGTTGTTTGGCTTGCGGCGATTGGCCAAGTGA
- a CDS encoding DUF2834 domain-containing protein, translated as MMAIALPLTALLAFTGYTVSVMLQAEQSLIDFGISLMSRPDTAQVVIDLYLLATLAAIWMVKDARSRGLSVWSVVPYLLLTAVFVSIGPLLYLVVRGVRDRKASVEAVRAS; from the coding sequence ATGATGGCTATCGCCCTGCCCCTCACGGCTTTGCTCGCATTTACCGGCTATACCGTTTCAGTGATGCTCCAGGCCGAGCAGTCGTTGATCGATTTCGGGATCAGCCTGATGTCGCGCCCGGATACCGCGCAGGTGGTGATCGATCTGTATTTGCTGGCGACACTGGCCGCCATCTGGATGGTCAAGGATGCCCGTTCGCGTGGGCTCTCGGTGTGGTCGGTGGTTCCGTATCTGTTGCTGACGGCGGTGTTTGTGTCGATCGGGCCGTTGTTGTATCTGGTGGTACGTGGGGTTCGGGACAGAAAGGCATCTGTTGAAGCTGTGCGAGCGAGCTGA
- the eco gene encoding serine protease inhibitor ecotin has protein sequence MGSFRACATTGLIIASLSTFAHAGKLEDVAPYPKAEAGFTRQVIHLPKQDQEENFQVEILAGKTLEVDCNRQRLGGMLDEKNLEGWGYSFYRLETVIGPMSTMMACPPGSQKKRAFVPVVGDGFMLRYNSKLPVVVYAPSDVEVRYRIWSASDKVGTAIKE, from the coding sequence ATGGGTTCTTTCCGCGCCTGCGCGACCACCGGCCTGATCATCGCCAGCCTGTCCACGTTTGCTCACGCCGGCAAACTGGAAGATGTAGCGCCGTATCCCAAGGCTGAAGCCGGTTTCACTCGTCAGGTCATTCATCTGCCCAAGCAGGATCAGGAAGAGAACTTTCAGGTCGAGATCCTCGCTGGCAAAACCCTTGAAGTTGACTGCAATCGCCAACGTCTGGGCGGCATGCTGGATGAGAAGAACCTCGAAGGCTGGGGTTACTCGTTCTACCGACTGGAAACAGTCATCGGCCCGATGAGCACGATGATGGCCTGCCCGCCCGGCTCGCAGAAGAAACGCGCATTCGTGCCCGTGGTCGGCGACGGCTTCATGCTGCGTTACAACAGCAAGTTGCCGGTGGTGGTTTATGCCCCATCGGACGTCGAAGTGCGTTACCGCATCTGGTCTGCTTCGGACAAGGTCGGCACCGCCATTAAGGAATGA
- a CDS encoding DUF1652 domain-containing protein — MFLSALELRNIIESSFLPKRCQCTLSPDLSMTVKVFGDHQTDQVDLLVSGIDASHLNGCREINELIAGLRSDLARQATPHHYSPRSRAL; from the coding sequence ATGTTTCTGTCTGCCTTGGAACTACGCAATATCATTGAAAGCAGTTTTCTGCCTAAACGCTGCCAATGCACGCTGTCGCCAGACCTGTCGATGACCGTCAAAGTCTTCGGTGACCACCAGACCGACCAGGTCGATCTATTGGTTAGCGGCATTGATGCCAGCCATTTGAACGGCTGTCGCGAAATCAACGAACTGATCGCCGGGCTACGCTCGGATCTGGCACGGCAAGCGACGCCACATCATTACAGTCCACGATCCCGAGCTCTTTAA
- a CDS encoding DUF2790 domain-containing protein — protein sequence MNIRPFLLTTALACTAFVGLAQANDTSATSNAVPYQYGMPLHVAKVVSLTEPPTLDCKVITADMKYIDNNGKPAEISYRKLSDACSYQN from the coding sequence ATGAACATTCGTCCGTTTCTGCTGACCACCGCCCTCGCCTGCACCGCGTTCGTCGGTTTGGCCCAAGCCAACGACACCAGCGCCACATCCAACGCCGTGCCTTATCAGTACGGCATGCCATTGCATGTGGCGAAGGTCGTTTCGTTGACTGAGCCGCCCACCTTGGATTGCAAGGTGATCACCGCCGACATGAAGTACATCGACAACAACGGCAAGCCTGCGGAAATCAGTTATCGGAAGTTGTCTGACGCGTGCAGTTATCAGAACTGA
- a CDS encoding DUF3304 domain-containing protein, protein MLTSENYTNRPIFSFWVNDFWGGNLFAMGGGGVMCCQRIEGKTVRVSWILSRTGEQFRQGVQKENHEVILPLPRRERGDSYLHVRFLPGNIVELKWAPDLISPFDPFPAEKPAL, encoded by the coding sequence ATGCTGACTTCAGAAAACTACACGAATCGTCCAATTTTCAGTTTCTGGGTAAATGATTTCTGGGGTGGCAATCTGTTTGCAATGGGCGGTGGTGGGGTTATGTGCTGCCAACGTATCGAGGGGAAAACGGTTCGCGTCTCTTGGATACTCAGCCGGACAGGCGAACAGTTCAGGCAAGGCGTGCAGAAAGAAAACCATGAGGTCATCTTGCCGCTCCCTCGCCGAGAACGCGGAGATTCTTATTTGCACGTTCGTTTTCTGCCCGGAAATATTGTCGAGCTGAAATGGGCCCCTGACTTGATTAGCCCGTTTGATCCTTTTCCTGCTGAAAAGCCTGCCCTTTAA
- a CDS encoding tetratricopeptide repeat protein: MKVKSNLPLKFIHAILLLVCATAHAALTPQQQEAKQKGIELYNQYKAISAIEFLEVAAEGGDDEALYYLGEAIRKNSRHMTPAAQKAYENSATKGNIYSMIRLGRVEEDLCVAMKNCPQGKDTSSNWVIRAKELAVQRATQGDAESMYLLYDMTGNDDWLVKSAENGFPFAQFRLATNYQEGNGSFLLPSRRSQAIEKWMKASAENGYPRAMMGLAALMIKNKDLASFRIWNEKAAETGYVEGVFGYASYIGEEKSKYGFEFDPIKSYALLSNLLELNGGGNVIRDVNDTLPDIEKKMTKEQVTMAKELAKTWKANHPPLSFFPDKLGY, translated from the coding sequence TTGAAAGTAAAATCAAATTTACCGCTAAAATTTATTCACGCTATTCTTCTGTTGGTATGTGCAACTGCGCACGCAGCACTCACGCCCCAACAACAGGAGGCAAAGCAGAAAGGAATCGAACTTTACAATCAATACAAAGCTATTTCCGCAATTGAGTTCCTGGAAGTAGCAGCCGAAGGCGGAGATGACGAAGCTCTTTATTATCTCGGCGAAGCAATAAGAAAAAATAGCAGGCATATGACCCCGGCGGCGCAAAAAGCGTACGAGAACTCGGCAACAAAGGGGAATATATATTCTATGATTCGCCTAGGAAGAGTCGAAGAAGACTTGTGTGTAGCTATGAAAAACTGTCCCCAAGGAAAAGACACTTCCAGCAACTGGGTAATTCGAGCGAAAGAATTAGCAGTTCAGCGAGCAACGCAAGGAGATGCCGAATCAATGTACCTGTTATATGACATGACGGGGAACGATGACTGGTTAGTGAAATCAGCAGAAAACGGTTTTCCCTTTGCTCAGTTTCGGCTAGCGACGAATTACCAGGAGGGTAATGGCTCTTTCTTATTGCCTTCAAGGCGCTCGCAAGCAATCGAAAAATGGATGAAAGCTTCGGCTGAAAATGGTTACCCTCGCGCAATGATGGGTTTAGCCGCACTTATGATAAAAAATAAAGATTTAGCTTCTTTCAGAATCTGGAACGAAAAAGCTGCTGAAACAGGCTATGTAGAAGGGGTTTTTGGATATGCGTCATACATAGGCGAAGAAAAATCGAAATACGGTTTCGAATTTGACCCGATAAAATCATATGCTCTACTGTCAAATCTGTTGGAGCTTAATGGCGGTGGCAATGTAATTCGTGACGTCAACGACACTCTTCCCGACATAGAAAAAAAAATGACCAAAGAGCAGGTGACAATGGCAAAAGAACTCGCCAAAACATGGAAGGCCAACCACCCGCCTCTTTCATTTTTCCCTGACAAGCTAGGCTATTAA
- a CDS encoding LysM peptidoglycan-binding domain-containing protein: protein MEITNHAVMPGETLDQIASRYNSTVAQLRQLNPFITNPDNVKVGWNLSVPKSAQAAATPAAQSPAAPEAPAQATSEPATQCSAEDLVELDPVKDAPDSASKTFKPHAPPCSKKFASAIYATEEQEFWLLPERAKSAIKESMFALDKLIASSKPRDARLNGLQESGLLEYFLEPKLSNFLTGAKRTRMEEFEAMGDEIEIDPATAKKRQNEANGNKPAAAPAQSPQEDTPQSRLDRLTADLATDQEVHKAYADFYKQRAEWHALKKEAVAAAKLEGYTYESGSLYSKEAIEARARVQAYLEARKKLLSNKNFKQIAQDDVAKALAEKKKSYENICSGMNDCTADLVGYVYTLHKNADALDYHDYTETIIKASEYGIALPEFALISDGLPSGIEQFKLYLDTEKKQSEVTAQLQEKYKRWIEATGQNAQAPAGLVDVERAEWDRLQKIKDDLQTTAQNNVKAAERGLHLIWEPEEFQPKPVDRMVKPGFPLREVSLSDAKGTPLGWFSMSNLKDAKKIMKEDSKNAAAAVKKVGKSVPADATEGSDKNSEISSFRQWLQDQGAIKFSDQVGDCFDKKGWFQAKDFYAYLKKQGYEVTELEDDAALTNWGKHLQQLVFQKSVRGKVRLFDNSPQAQLVRCLTPPQPSIHGEVKLEGPKMSAAEGFQISGEMGLSLDLARGEVQLMKVDMPAKASAQDITLDYFLDGSPQKMNFGRFSFHFGVKAWGYAGASLLLAGSVELNPIFGNVKYGASLSPVKRAQREDASAKEERADHAAAKQAKADSGDDSPTPDLEHKSKSATYTDSKSTDQLRGGRFAKVQVENGAKANFNIFGGLQAAIELTGALNWAPPKDLVALRTAPTMGIGSAKDAKSANPWLTLAKLSGSVGVALGAGFQGTAQISLDKGRFILNLKAAVVLGPGANGSFKFEVGYEAVVDLINLYRKELHKTKGRTVEWMDPEAGKFASALNVLGATGLNVETAYLMGWDLVMSLYETMTRGGKGGPIAHTIVEYQNPDELRSWVIQATPSALGPILMTLMADPEKFSIDTRAPESDSSSSLSKRTYPREEAHLAQQRAIGIIIDHIVVNAKEQGTLEEAQKQFELACACMNQFGVEPVDIGQKYCENRHSLDAFMSDPVLSFTDPRGNKARARYKENSELLGLRIDGACKIVMGENSYIPKTSVKYLPPASASN, encoded by the coding sequence ATGGAAATCACGAATCACGCCGTCATGCCCGGCGAAACCCTGGACCAAATCGCTTCGCGCTACAACAGCACCGTGGCTCAACTCCGCCAGCTCAACCCCTTCATTACCAATCCGGACAACGTCAAAGTCGGATGGAATTTGAGCGTACCGAAGAGCGCGCAAGCGGCCGCCACGCCCGCCGCTCAATCGCCCGCTGCGCCTGAGGCCCCTGCACAGGCAACCTCAGAACCCGCAACTCAGTGCTCTGCTGAAGATCTGGTTGAACTGGATCCCGTGAAGGACGCCCCAGATAGCGCCTCAAAAACCTTCAAGCCTCACGCACCTCCTTGCTCTAAAAAGTTTGCCAGCGCTATTTATGCAACTGAGGAGCAAGAGTTCTGGCTGCTCCCTGAGCGGGCAAAGTCTGCCATCAAAGAATCGATGTTCGCGCTGGATAAATTGATTGCCTCCAGCAAACCACGTGATGCACGCCTGAATGGGCTACAGGAATCGGGTTTGCTCGAATACTTCCTTGAGCCCAAGTTGAGCAACTTCCTCACGGGCGCGAAGCGTACCCGTATGGAAGAATTTGAAGCGATGGGTGATGAGATCGAAATCGATCCCGCCACCGCCAAAAAGAGGCAAAACGAAGCTAACGGAAACAAACCAGCAGCGGCTCCTGCACAGTCTCCACAAGAGGACACCCCGCAATCGCGCCTGGACCGTCTAACGGCAGACCTGGCTACTGACCAGGAAGTCCACAAAGCCTATGCCGACTTTTACAAGCAGAGGGCTGAGTGGCATGCGCTGAAAAAAGAAGCGGTAGCAGCTGCGAAGCTGGAAGGCTACACCTACGAAAGTGGCTCGCTGTACTCCAAAGAGGCGATTGAAGCGCGCGCACGCGTGCAAGCTTATCTGGAGGCTCGCAAGAAACTCCTCAGCAACAAAAACTTCAAGCAGATTGCACAGGACGACGTTGCCAAAGCCTTGGCGGAAAAGAAAAAAAGTTACGAAAACATCTGCAGCGGTATGAATGACTGCACCGCCGATCTCGTCGGGTATGTTTACACGCTACACAAAAACGCCGATGCGCTTGATTACCATGATTACACTGAGACCATTATCAAAGCGTCGGAATATGGTATCGCGCTCCCGGAGTTCGCTCTGATCAGCGATGGCCTTCCGTCAGGCATTGAGCAATTCAAGCTGTATCTGGACACCGAGAAAAAACAATCGGAAGTAACCGCACAGCTTCAGGAAAAATACAAACGCTGGATCGAAGCCACAGGCCAAAACGCCCAAGCGCCGGCGGGCTTGGTTGATGTAGAGCGTGCCGAATGGGACCGCTTACAGAAAATCAAGGACGACCTGCAAACCACAGCTCAGAACAATGTGAAGGCCGCAGAGCGAGGGCTGCACTTGATTTGGGAGCCGGAAGAGTTCCAGCCAAAGCCAGTCGATCGCATGGTTAAACCCGGCTTCCCTCTGCGTGAAGTCAGTCTTTCGGATGCCAAGGGCACGCCCTTAGGCTGGTTCAGCATGTCGAACCTGAAAGACGCAAAAAAGATCATGAAGGAAGATTCAAAAAATGCGGCCGCTGCGGTAAAAAAAGTCGGTAAAAGCGTGCCTGCTGATGCTACTGAAGGCTCCGATAAAAACAGTGAAATCAGCTCGTTCCGCCAATGGCTGCAAGATCAGGGCGCCATAAAGTTCAGTGATCAGGTTGGCGACTGTTTCGACAAAAAAGGCTGGTTTCAAGCTAAAGACTTTTACGCTTACTTGAAAAAACAAGGCTATGAGGTCACTGAACTTGAAGACGACGCAGCCCTGACGAACTGGGGCAAGCATCTTCAGCAACTGGTGTTCCAGAAAAGTGTACGCGGCAAAGTAAGACTGTTTGATAACAGTCCTCAGGCTCAATTAGTCCGCTGCCTGACACCTCCGCAGCCAAGTATTCACGGTGAAGTGAAGCTCGAAGGCCCGAAAATGTCCGCCGCCGAGGGCTTCCAGATATCTGGCGAGATGGGTTTGAGCCTGGACCTGGCCCGTGGCGAAGTTCAGTTGATGAAAGTCGACATGCCTGCAAAAGCCAGTGCTCAAGACATCACGCTTGATTACTTCCTGGACGGCAGCCCGCAAAAAATGAATTTCGGCCGCTTCTCCTTCCACTTTGGCGTGAAAGCATGGGGCTACGCTGGAGCGTCGTTGCTGTTAGCCGGAAGCGTCGAGTTGAACCCGATCTTTGGCAACGTCAAGTACGGTGCGTCGCTGAGCCCTGTAAAACGCGCACAGCGTGAAGACGCTTCCGCAAAAGAAGAACGCGCCGATCACGCAGCCGCCAAACAAGCCAAGGCGGACAGCGGTGACGACAGCCCTACTCCCGATCTTGAGCACAAGTCGAAATCCGCCACCTACACCGATTCCAAGAGCACAGATCAACTGCGAGGCGGCCGCTTCGCCAAAGTGCAAGTCGAAAACGGTGCAAAAGCCAACTTCAATATTTTCGGAGGCTTGCAAGCCGCCATCGAACTCACCGGGGCACTGAACTGGGCACCGCCAAAAGACCTCGTCGCCTTGCGCACCGCTCCAACAATGGGCATTGGTAGCGCCAAAGACGCGAAAAGCGCGAATCCATGGCTAACCCTCGCAAAACTGAGTGGCTCTGTAGGTGTTGCGTTAGGTGCAGGCTTTCAGGGAACGGCGCAGATTTCTCTGGATAAAGGGCGATTTATTCTCAACTTGAAAGCGGCGGTCGTGCTGGGTCCTGGCGCTAACGGTAGCTTTAAATTTGAAGTTGGATATGAGGCAGTAGTTGACCTTATCAATTTGTATCGCAAAGAACTTCATAAGACTAAAGGGCGAACAGTTGAGTGGATGGATCCTGAAGCAGGAAAATTCGCCTCCGCTCTGAACGTATTAGGCGCTACCGGGCTTAATGTAGAAACGGCCTATCTCATGGGTTGGGATTTGGTTATGAGTTTATATGAGACCATGACCAGAGGAGGAAAAGGTGGACCAATCGCTCACACAATTGTTGAATATCAAAACCCAGATGAATTAAGAAGCTGGGTAATTCAAGCAACACCATCTGCGCTTGGCCCCATTCTAATGACCCTTATGGCGGACCCTGAAAAATTCTCAATTGACACTCGCGCACCAGAAAGCGACTCCTCTTCTAGTTTGAGCAAGCGAACATACCCAAGAGAAGAAGCACATTTAGCTCAACAACGGGCAATTGGGATAATAATCGACCACATAGTCGTTAATGCGAAAGAACAAGGCACGCTGGAAGAAGCTCAAAAACAATTTGAGCTAGCATGTGCCTGCATGAATCAGTTTGGAGTCGAGCCCGTTGACATCGGTCAGAAATACTGCGAGAACCGTCACTCTCTCGATGCATTCATGAGTGACCCTGTACTAAGCTTTACCGATCCAAGGGGAAATAAAGCAAGAGCACGCTACAAGGAAAACTCAGAACTTTTAGGCCTGCGAATTGATGGCGCTTGTAAAATCGTAATGGGTGAAAACAGTTATATTCCGAAGACATCCGTAAAATATTTGCCTCCAGCGAGCGCATCAAATTGA
- a CDS encoding DUF4123 domain-containing protein, whose translation MHVKTLSVLLAEPRYNFSDLPAASESLCFIIDRGLQPEALVRLYRTGEPVVSQELFFSTDFAEMPDGPFWLVAPKGSKVAVEAAKLCEERFSGIAISTPDPEKALAHARWLLRANDGSGGQSLLSFHKPSLWGALAYTADETFDQLLGCWSAVYSPAPMHFGQQRGPWLSWIAKEKSTWLDDRAPFNLPQTAAQVQARLGWVYWVDEEYAAFDKPSDEPLNDIADNLDLLLKSNIYDGDHLLKLGHAVNGPLFETQPEIMAILQSKDESFIKVDRLLESAAVAQH comes from the coding sequence ATGCATGTAAAAACGCTGAGCGTTCTGCTGGCAGAGCCTCGCTACAACTTTTCAGACCTGCCGGCGGCCAGCGAGTCGCTATGTTTCATCATCGACCGAGGTCTTCAGCCAGAAGCCTTGGTTCGCCTCTACCGAACAGGCGAACCGGTTGTTTCCCAAGAGTTGTTTTTCTCAACAGATTTCGCAGAGATGCCTGATGGCCCCTTTTGGCTGGTAGCGCCCAAGGGCAGCAAAGTGGCCGTCGAAGCTGCCAAACTTTGTGAGGAACGCTTTTCGGGAATTGCGATCTCAACCCCTGATCCTGAAAAGGCCTTGGCTCACGCGCGCTGGCTACTCAGAGCCAACGACGGCTCCGGAGGCCAGAGTTTGTTGAGCTTCCATAAACCGAGCTTGTGGGGGGCGTTGGCTTACACCGCCGATGAAACCTTTGATCAATTATTGGGTTGCTGGAGCGCCGTCTACTCCCCTGCGCCAATGCATTTCGGCCAACAACGTGGACCCTGGCTTTCATGGATTGCCAAAGAAAAATCAACATGGCTCGATGATAGAGCGCCATTCAATCTTCCTCAGACCGCCGCGCAAGTTCAAGCGCGCCTGGGATGGGTTTATTGGGTGGATGAGGAATACGCGGCATTCGACAAGCCAAGTGATGAACCCTTGAACGATATCGCCGACAACCTCGATCTGCTGCTCAAAAGCAATATTTATGACGGTGATCACCTGCTCAAGCTTGGCCATGCCGTGAACGGTCCGCTATTCGAAACACAGCCTGAGATCATGGCGATCCTGCAGTCAAAGGACGAGTCGTTTATCAAAGTAGATCGGCTCCTGGAATCAGCCGCCGTCGCCCAACATTAA